The sequence ttttttgagacagagtctcgctttatcgccaggctggtgtgcagtagtgtgatctcggctcactgcaacctctgcctcccgggttcaagtgattctcctgcctcagcctctcgagtaactgggactataggcgcgcggcaccacacccagctaatttttgtatttgtagtagagatggggtttcaccatgttggccaggatggtctccatctcttgacttcgtgatccgcccgcctcggcctcccaaagtgctgggattacaggcgtgagccactgagcccaggcAGAAATAAGATTTCTAGATCAAAGGATATAAATACTGTTTTGATAGATGTTGCCGAACTAAGGCCTGGGCTTTGAAGCCCAGGATGGGAACAGCTGGGCTCGATGGGCAAAGGGTTTGAGTGAAGGCATTCATGGTGGGGAGTGGCTGGCATGGCCAGTGCTGGGAGTGATGTCCACCCTGTTCCTGGCCCTGCTGACTCCTCTCCTGACCCCTCCAGGGACCCAGCCTCCAACACTGCCCCGCTCCAGCCAGAGCAGCTCCAAGTGTTTGAGACTCTGGAAGAGATCACAGGTGGGCTCTGTCTCTGCATCCTGTTCTGCAGGGGCTGGGAGTCCTTGTCCTGTCCCCACTCCTTTAATCTCACCCTCTGCCTGCAGGTTACCTATACATCTCAGCATGGCCGGACAGCCTGCCTGACCTCAGCGTCTTCCAGAACCTGCAAGTAATCCGGGGACGAATTCTGCACAAGTGAGCACTGAGAAAGAGGGGGCCTGATGGGGAGGAGTCCCAGGGAGGAGTCCCTGTGGGAAGCTTTGGGCCTGAGGGAGTACTCCTGTAGCAGTAACCTTTCCATGAAAGTCTGCAGAGTGTGCTGGGGATGGAGGAAGATGAGAATAGCCTTTGCTGACCGGGAAGGGGTCCGTGGTAAGGTGCCCACCTTTCTCCCATAGTGGCGCCTACTCGCTGACCCTGCAAGGGCTGGGCATCAGCTGGCTGGGGCTGCGCTCACTGAGGGAACTGGGCAGTGGACTGGCCCTCATCCACCATAACACCCACCTCTGCTTCGTGCACACGGTGCCCTGGGACCAGCTCTTTCGGAACCCGCACCAAGCTCTGCTCCACACTGCCAACCGGCCAGAGGACGAGTGTGGTAAGACAGGGAGCCCAGTGTGCGCACTCCCCATCTGCCAGCACACAGCAGTGCCCAGGGGGCCCTGGCAGCAGCGTTCTTGGACTTGTGCAGACTGCCCGTCTCTGTGCACCCTTCTTGACTCAGCACAGCTCTGGCTGGCTTGGCCTCTTGGCATGGCTTCTCTAGCTGGGTcctacctgccttggcatccttccctccccctctgtTTCTGAAATCTCAGAACTCTTCCTCTCCCTACATCGGCCCCACCTGTCCCCACCCCTCCAGCCCACAGCCATGCCCACAGCCAGTTCCCTGGTTCACTTGGACCTGGGGCCTCCCCTAAAAGTCCCCTGCGGTCCCTTCCTCCTCACTGCAGTGGGCGAGGGCCTGGCCTGCCACCAGCTGTGCGCCCGAGGGCACTGCTGGGGTCCAGGGCCCACCCAGTGTGTCAACTGCAGCCAGTTCCTTCGGGGCCAGGAGTGCGTGGAGGAATGCCGAGTACTGCAGGGGTATGAGGGGCGGAGGAGAGGGTGGCTGGAGGGGTGCATGGGGCTCCTCTCAGACCCCCTCACCACTGTCCCTTCTCTCAGGCTCCCCAGGGAGTATGtgaatgccaggcactgtttgcCGTGCCACCCTGAGTGTCAGCCCCAGAATGGCTCAGTGACCTGTTTTGGACCGGTGAGCTGCTGGCGGGCTCAGAGCTGGGTGGAGGGGGGCAGCGAGGGGGATTGCCAGGGACTTGGCAGGATGGCGAGATGCAGTAGGGTGTGCTATCTGGTAAAATATCCCTGGAGAGGGCTCAGCGCTCAGACCTGAACAGCAACAGAGTGGCAGAAAAGGGGCCTGGGGGACACTGGGGCCCTTCAGACTATGAAAAGGTTCTAAGGAGGTCTGTGTTGGTGGCTGTGACTGTGGCTGTGCTAGGGTGGTGAGCCCTGTGGGCTCAGGCGTCAGACTACCTGGATTCAGACCCAGCTCCTGCTTCCAACCTTGGTTTTTTATTCCTAAAATGGGTATtgtaataatacctaccttgcTGGGGTGTGGCAAGAATGAAATTAAACAGGGCTTGGCACAGTGAAGCACGGGAAAGGCTTTCTACAGAGCAGTGACTGTTGTTACTCGCTGTTACACCTTAGGTAATGCGTTTTCCTCTCTGGGTGCCTCCCATTTTCTGGCTCAAGTCCCTGCCCAGGATCAAGCTTGGAGGAGGGCCCCGAGGGAGGGGCCACAGAGACTGGGTGAAGAGCAAGGGTGTTTGTCCCAGGAGCATGGCGAAAATTGCTGCTGGGTGGCCTTGGGAAGCACAAAGGGGACCCAACTAAGGGCCTGATCCTACTGCCCTGGGGGTGTCAGTGCCAGCCCCCCACAAATCTTTTCTGCCCCCCCCAGGAGGCTGACCAGTGTGTGGCCTGTGCCCACTATAAGGACCCTCCCTTCTGCGTGGCCCGCTGCCCCAGCGGTGTGAAACCTGACCTCTCCTACATGCCCATCTGGAAGTTTCCAGATGAGGAGGGCGCATGCCAGCCTTGCCCCATCAACTGCACCCACTCGTGAGTCCAACGGTCTTTTCTGCAGAAAGGAGGACTTTCCTTTCAGGGGTCTTTCTGGGGCTCTTACTATAAAAGGGGACCAACTCTCCCTTTGTCATATCTTGTTTCTGATGACAAAAATAACACATtgttaaaattgtaaaattaaaacatgaaatataaattaatgccCTAGCAGTTCTATCCCCACTgttaataatttgaaatatttttcctctaGTTATTTTTGTCTGTGCACAttctaatatgtatatataagttaacatatattaatattattctccAGTTATTTTTATCTGTGCacattttaacacacacacacacacacacacacacacacatatgtatttttagacggagtttcactctgtcgcccaggctggagtgcagtagtacaatcttggctcactgcagcctccacctcctgggtttaagcaattctcctgcttccgcctcctgagtagctgggattacgggaacgtgctaccttgcctggctaatttttgtatttttagtacataggatttcaccatgttggccaggctggtctcgaacccctgacctcaggtgatctgccagcctcggtcccccaaagtgttgggattacagcggtgagccaccatgcccagtcatatatttctttttaacaaatagaATCATAGATCATACATATTGTTTGCAAATTGCTTTTTCTCACTTTCCAGAAccttgaaatgtttttccatgttcTAACATGGTGATCTaccttattcttttaatttttcttatttagttgTCTTTACACATGAAACACATGAATACATCCTTGTGATAAACATTTTCAGtaacataaaagtataaatgtTACAAAGCCAACGTGCCCTTTCACTCAACTCCCTGTCCACCCAGTCTCTCCTGTCTGCTGGGAGAACCACCGCATTGACTTGTGTGTTCACCCTTCCAGGCTCTTTTCTGCACACTTATATAGACATACTACATTTATATTAGGTCGAGTCAAATAAGATTGCTGTttgtgtaaaccaaaaagtgtCAAGagcctgggcgcagtgactcacacctgtaatcccagcactttgggaggctgaggcaggcagatcacttgagatcaggagttcgagaccaatctggccaacatagcgagaccccgtctctactaaaaatacaaaaactagccaggtgtggtgatgctgTTCTGCACTTTGCTTTCCCCCCGACTTGAGGTATCCTTTCTTGTGAGTACAGACGGATCTaccacctttattttttttttaattactcaaCCTGTAACATGGATGtaatttcactttgtttttgaGGGATATTGAGCTTGTTTCCCTGTTTTTGCAGTTTATTGCAATTGAGCTCCACACACAAGTGAGCCCTCTTTTGTATGCCCCCTAGTGGGAATACAGTGCTGGCAATGTTTATCACAAGGATATATTCATGCATTTCAATTTAAAGACaactaaatgagaaaaattaaaagaatatggatccaggctgggcatggtggctcacgcctgtaatcccagcactttgggaggccgaggcaggcagatcacctgaggtcaggagttcaagaccagcctggccaacatggcaaaaccccgtctctactaaaaatacaaaaattagccaggcgtggtggtgggcgcctgtaatcccagctatttgagaggttgagacaggagaattgcttgaacctgggcagcggaggttgcagtgagacgagattgcaccagtgcactccaacctgggcaacacagtgcaactccttctcaagaaaaaaaagaaaaaaaaaaagaatatgggtcCAGATCCATATGGATCCTAGATCCAGATCACGGTGTTAGAACATGGAAAAACATTGCAAGattctgctaagtgaaaaaagcatttGCAAACAGTATGTACAGTCTATATTCAGAGgaggaactgctgggtcatagaTGATATTTCATAGGTATTGCCAAACCGTTCTCTGGAGAAGTGGTATGGGTTTACCCTGGGATTCTTCTATGGAGGGAATAGTTGAGCTCCCGGGCTTGCTCTTCTGGGTGCCCCTCCCCGCTTCCTATCCACCACAAGGAGCTGCAGGGGAGCGGGGCATGCCGGTTCCTTGGCTGGAGAAGGAGTCTCCTTGTGAGGTGGTAGAAGGAGCACTGACGGCCTTGAGCCCAGTTTCTGCCTTtgtcaaatggggataatgacCCAGCCACACCCCTcccagggttgttgtgaggctgGAAAGGTGGTTCCCAAGAGGGTGGTTCCCAGAATTGTTGATGAGACTGTTTCTCCTGCAGCTGTGTGGACCTGGATGACAAGGGCTGCCCCGCCGAGCAGAGAGCCAGGTTGGCCTGGACCCCAGGATGTACCCTTCATTGCCCTTCACTCCCCCACTGGATGCTGGGTGGTCACTGCTGTAGGGAGGGGACCCCCTGACATATGTCCCTTCCCACCCACTCTTCCACTGTGGAACCTCCTGTCATTTTCCACTTCACCAAGTGACAGAGGACCTGCTCAGATGCTGAGGGGAGGGGACTGCAAGGAAAGATGGCTAGGAAACCCAGTCCCTCCACACCCTAGAGTAACTTGATGCCTTGTGAGGGACACAGGCAAAGTTCAATTCCTTGGAAGTCAAGGGAGACTGAGAAGAGTACAGCTGCAGCACTGAGGGAGTGATGAATTCTTAACTGGGGATGGTGGGAGGCTTCGAGtgggaggtggcatttgagctagGCTTTGAGAGAGGAGCAGGTATTGCACTTGCATTTAGGTAGAAAGCATTGGGGTGCAAGGTGACACTGGagggggaggcatcaggaaatcCAGGATGTCTTCAAAGTTCTGGTGTCGGGGGCTGTTGAGTAAGCACAGGAATAAGGGGGTCAAGTTAGAGTCAGGGTGGGGTCTGACCTGGATGCCATAGGACCTGATCCCCAAGCCACAGGGTGGGACTTGACTGGGCAGTGGGGACCTTTGGAAAGGACTTTGGGGAGAAAAACAGACTGGAGTCTGTCTTAGGCGATCATCGGTCCGTGAAATGAGCATGTGTTACAGGCTTGGTATGTACCAGACCCTGTGCTAAGCAAGGGGGTATGGAGAGGAGAGGGTGACAAGAATATTGGATCAACACCCGGGAGCTCCATCTATCCCAGGATgcactatcttttttttatttttttgagacggagtctcactctgcctgcaggctggagtgcagtggctccatctcggttcactgcaacctctgcctcctgggttcaagcgcttcttgtgcctcagcctcccaagtagctgggattacaggcacatgccaccacacccagctaatttttgtatttttagtagagacggggtttcaccatgttggccaggatggtctcgatctcttgacctcaagatccgcccaccttggcctcccaaagtgctgggattacagacatgagccaccgtgcccagccagatacGCTATCTTTTTATTGagtgattgagacagggtcttgctctcttgtccAGTCTTGAATGTGGTGGTGTAAtcacaggctcactgcagccttgacctcctgggctcaagttacccttctgcagtagctgggactataggagcgtgccaccacgcctgggtaatttaaaaaattttttttgtatagacagggtctcactatgttgcccgagctggtctcaaactcgtgggctcaagtgatcctccagttttggcctcccaaaatgttgggatcacaggagtgagccaccactcctggcgatgagccaagtcttttttttttttttttttttttgatatggagtcttgctctgttgcccaggctggagtgcaatgacacgatcttggctcactgcaacctctgcctcccaggttcaagcagttcaagcaatcctcctgtctcagccccccagtagctgggattacaggcatgcgctaccacgtccggctaatttttgtatttttagtagagatgaggttttgccatgttggccaggctggtcttgaactgctgacctcaggtgatccacctgcctcggcctcccaaagtgctgggattacaggtgtgagccatcgtgcctggcggAGCCGAGTCTTAAAAGATGACCCTGTGGAGAAATGGTGGTCCAGGCTGAAGGGACAGCCTATGCAAACACTGGGAGGTGTGGAAAATCATGACCTGTGGGTGGAAATTTTGGCTAGAACATCAAAATCATCAGGTGTACATTCCTGTACCCATGCAGcagtcagaatctctgggggtggggccccaAAATTGTATGCATACAGACTGTGTGCTGATTTGTGATATTACTtaggattttttgactttacaatggtggAAAAGCAATAATATACATTCAGTATAAACCGTACTTTGAATACCCATacagccattctgtttttcacttttatttttatttatttatttatttattatttattttgagatgtcaTTTTGctgttgttacccaggctggagtgcaatggcgcagtcttggctcaccgcaacctccacctctcaggttcaaacgattctcctgcttcagcctccagagtggctgggattacaggcaggcaccaccacacccggctaattttgtatttttagtagagacggggtttctccatgttagtcaggctggtctcgaactcgagagctcaggtgatctgcccatctcagcctcaagccaccatgcccagccctactttcagtattcaataaattacatagccaggcaccgtggctcacacctgtaatcccagcactttaggaggccaaggtgggaggatcctttgaggccagaagctcgagaccagcctgggcaacatagtgagaccccatttctacaaaaaataaaaaaactagctgagtgtggtggcgtgtgtctgtagtcccagctacttgggcagctgaggtggaaagactgcttgagcccagaggtcagggctgcagtgggccatgatctcaccactgcactcagcctgggcaacacagcaaggccctgtctcaaaaataaataaataaataacacaaacttATTTAACAGTTTactataaaataggctttgtgtcaGATGATTCTGCCCAACTGTAAGCTGCTGGCAGTGTAAATGTTCTGAGCACGTGTAAGCCAGGCTAGGTGtcttaaatgcattttcagtTTCAACTTAGAATTGGTTTATCAGGACGTAGCCCCTTGGTGTTGAGGGGCATGTGTATTAACAGTCTccttagtgacttttttttttttgagatggagtcttgcactggccgtagtgcagtggcacaatctcagctcactgcaacctcttgtctcccgggttcaagcgattctcctgcctcagtctcccaagtagctgggattacaggcacccacaccacgcccagctaatttttgtgtgtgtgtatttttagtagagacgggggtttcactatgttggccaggctggtctcgaactcctgaccttgtgatctgcccacctcagactctcaaagtgctaggattccaggcatgagccaccgcgcccagagtCCTTAGTGATTTTTACACCATGAATTGTTGAAGCCCTAAGCCAGAGCCAAGGGCAAGAGTATAGAGAATCTGGAGATGCGGAGAGGGTTCTGATTGCCTacaaggagtttggactttattgTGGAGGCAGCGGGGAGCCAAGGCAGGTTTTAGAGTAGGAGAGGGTCCAAGCCTGTGGGTCACCCTTCCGACTTCCCTTTCCGAATGCCAAACACCTTCATGTCCCCCGTGGGCCCCCTTTGTCCCTCCCACCCCAAACTAGCCCTCAATCCCTGACCCTGGCTTCCGCCCCCAGCCCTCTGACGTCCATCATCTCTGCGGTGGTTGGCATTCTGCTGGTCGTGGTCTTGGGGGTGGTCTTTGGGATCCTCATCAAGCGACGGCAGCAGAAGATCCGGAAGTACACGATGCGGAGACTGCTGCAGGAAACGGAGGTGAGGCGGGGTGAAGTCCTCCCAGCCCGCGTGGGGTCTGCACCGGCCCCCGGCACTGACCCACCACCCCCTCACCCCAGCTGGTGGAGCCGCTGACACCTAGCGGAGCGATGCCCAACCAGGCGCAGATGCGGATCCTGAAAGAGACGGAGCTGAGGAAGGTGAAGGTGCTTGGATCTGGCGCTTTTGGCACAGTCTACAAGGTCAGGGCCAGGTCCTGGGGTGGGCGGCCCCAGAGGATGGGGGCGGTGCCTGGAGGGGTGTGGTCGGCAGTTCTGATGGGAGGGGCAAGAGCTGGAGGCAGTGTTTGGGGGAGGGCAGTTACAGCGGAGAAGGGAGCGGGGCCAAGCCCTAGGGTGGTGAAGGATGTTTGGAGGACAAGTAATGATCTCCTGGAAGGCAGGTAGGATCCAGCCCACGCTCTTCTCACTCATATCCTCCTCTTTCTGCCCAGGGCATCTGGATCCCTGATGGGGAGAATGTGAAAATTCCAGTGGCCATCAAAGTGTTGAGGGAAAACACATCCCCCAAAGCCAACAAAGAAATCTTAGACGTAAGCCCCTCCACCCTCTCCTGCTAGGAGGACAGGAAGGACCCCATGGCTGCAGGTCTGGGCTCTGGTCTCTCTTCATTGGGGTTTGGGGAGATATGACTCCCGCAAACCTAGactatttttttggagacggagtcttgctctgtcacccaggctggagtgcagtggcgttatctcggctcactgcaacctccacctcctggactcaagcgattttcatgcctcaggctcctgagtagctgggattacaagcgcccgctaattttttttttttttttgagacagagtctcgctctgtcacccaggctagagtgaaatggtgcggtctcagctcagcctcccaggttaaagcgattcttctccctcagtctcctgagtagctgggattacaggcgcgagccaccacgcccggctaatttttgtatttttagtagagatgggatttcaccatgttggccaggttggtgtcaaactcctgacctcatgatccgcccgcctcggcctcccaaagtgctgggattacaggtgtgagccaccgtgcccggcctaatctttgtatttttagtagagacagggtttcaccatgttgtccaggctggtactTTGAGCCTTCACAGGCTGTGGGCCATGGCTGTGGTTTGTGATGGTTGGGAGGCTGTGTGGTGTTTGGGGGTGTGTGGTCTCCCATACCCTCTCAGCGTACCCTTGTCCCCAGGAAGCATACGTGATGGCTGGTGTGGGCTCCCCATATGTCTCCCGCCTTCTGGGCATCTGCCTGACATCCACGGTGCAGCTGGTGACACAGCTTATGCCCTATGGCTGCCTCTTAGACCATGTCCGGGAAAACCGCGGACGCCTGGGCTCCCAGGACCTGCTGAACTGGTGTATGCAGATTGCCAAGGTATGCACCTGGGCTCTTTGCAGGTCTCTCCGGAGCAAACCCCTATGTCCACAAGGGGCTAGGATGGGGACTCTTGCTGGGCATGTGGCCAGGCCCAGGCCCTCCCAGAAGGTCTACATGGGTGCTTCCCATTCCAGGGGATGAGCTACCTGGAGGATGTGCGGCTCGTACACAGGGACTTGGCCGCTCGGAACGTGCTGGTCAAGAGTCCCAACCATGTCAAAATTACAGACTTCGGGCTGGCTCGGCTGCTGGACATTGACGAGACAGAGTACCATGCAGATGGGGGCAAGGTTAGGTGAAGGACCAAGGAGCAGAGGAGGCTGGGTGGAGTGGTGTCTAGCCCATGGGAGAACTCTGAGTGGCCACCTCCCCACAACACACAGTTGGAGGACTTCCTCTTCTGCCCTCCCAGGTGCCCATCAAGTGGATGGCGCTGGAGTCCATTCTCCGCCGGCGGTTCACCCACCAGAGTGATGTGTGGAGTTATGGTGTGTGATGGGGGGTGTTGGGAGGGGTGGGTGAGGAGCCATGGCTGGAGGGAGGATGAGAGCTGGGATGGGGAGAATTACGGGGCCACCTCAGCAtgtgaagggagggaaggggctgcCTGTGCCCCACCTTGCAGGGTCTGTGCACTTCCCAGGATTAGGGAAAGACCGGGTAGGGTCTGTCTCCTGGCATCACATCTCCCCCTGCTACCTGCCATGATGCTAGACTCCTGAGCAGAACCTCTGGCTCAGTACACTAAAGCTCCCTCTGGCCCTCCCACTCCTGACCCTGTCTCTGCCTTAGGTGTGACTGTGTGGGAGCTGATGACTTTTGGGGCCAAACCTTACGATGGGATCCCAGCCCGGGAGATCCCTGACCTGCTGGAAAAGGGGGAGCGGCTGCCCCAGCCCCCCATCTGCACCATTGATGTCTACATGATCATGGTCAAATGTGCGTGGCTGAGCTGTGctggctgcctggaggagggtgggaggtCCTGGGTGGAGGAGCCCACAAGGGGCATGAAAGGGGACCAGGATGTATGTAGACCCAGGAGCCCTAGTATGTTAGGAGCCTCAAAACCTTCTTGTATCCCTTTTACAGTCAAAGTCCAAAGCCACTCTTGAGGAACACTCTTGTACAAaattaagctgggcacagtggctcatgcctgtaatcccagtacttttggaggctgaggtgggaggatcccttgaagccaggagttcaagaccagcctgggcaacatagtgagatcctatctctacaaaaaataaaaaaattatctgggtgtggtggtgtgtgccagtagtcccagctactcaggagaggctgaggcaggaagatcacttgagcctagtttaaggttgcagtaagctatgattgcaccactgaaatccagcctgggtgacagagcgaaacctcatctcaaaaaaataaaaaagcaaacaaaaagaaaaaaaaaattaaaagggaaactAGAAGAGATGCCAAAGGTTCTGGCTGAAGACCCCAGAGTCTGGTGCTACTTCTCTACCACCTGAGGGCTTTGGGCTGTCCCTTGGGACTGTCTAGACCAGACTGGAgggggagtgggaggggagaggCAGCAAGCACACAGGGCCTGGGACTAGCATGCTgacctccctcctgccccaggtTGGATGATTGACTCTGAATGTCGGCCAAGATTCCGGG comes from Homo sapiens chromosome 17, GRCh38.p14 Primary Assembly and encodes:
- the ERBB2 gene encoding receptor tyrosine-protein kinase erbB-2 isoform x precursor (isoform x precursor is encoded by transcript variant 27), giving the protein MELAALCRWGLLLALLPPGAASTQVCTGTDMKLRLPASPETHLDMLRHLYQGCQVVQGNLELTYLPTNASLSFLQDIQEVQGYVLIAHNQVRQVPLQRLRIVRGTQLFEDNYALAVLDNGDPLNNTTPVTGASPGGLRELQLRSLTEILKGGVLIQRNPQLCYQDTILWKDIFHKNNQLALTLIDTNRSRACHPCSPMCKGSRCWGESSEDCQSHNYLSTDVGSCTLVCPLHNQEVTAEDGTQRCEKCSKPCARVCYGLGMEHLREVRAVTSANIQEFAGCKKIFGSLAFLPESFDGDPASNTAPLQPEQLQVFETLEEITGYLYISAWPDSLPDLSVFQNLQVIRGRILHNGAYSLTLQGLGISWLGLRSLRELGSGLALIHHNTHLCFVHTVPWDQLFRNPHQALLHTANRPEDECVGEGLACHQLCARGHCWGPGPTQCVNCSQFLRGQECVEECRVLQGLPREYVNARHCLPCHPECQPQNGSVTCFGPEADQCVACAHYKDPPFCVARCPSGVKPDLSYMPIWKFPDEEGACQPCPINCTHSCVDLDDKGCPAEQRASPLTSIISAVVGILLVVVLGVVFGILIKRRQQKIRKYTMRRLLQETELVEPLTPSGAMPNQAQMRILKETELRKVKVLGSGAFGTVYKGIWIPDGENVKIPVAIKVLRENTSPKANKEILDEAYVMAGVGSPYVSRLLGICLTSTVQLVTQLMPYGCLLDHVRENRGRLGSQDLLNWCMQIAKGMSYLEDVRLVHRDLAARNVLVKSPNHVKITDFGLARLLDIDETEYHADGGKVPIKWMALESILRRRFTHQSDVWSYGVTVWELMTFGAKPYDGIPAREIPDLLEKGERLPQPPICTIDVYMIMVKCWMIDSECRPRFRELVSEFSRMARDPQRFVVIQNEDLGPASPLDSTFYRSLLEDDDMGDLVDAEEYLVPQQGFFCPDPAPGAGGMVHHRHRSSSTRSGGGDLTLGLEPSEEEAPRSPLAPSEGAGSDVFDGDLGMGAAKGLQSLPTHDPSPLQRYSEDPTVPLPSETDGYVAPLTCSPQPEYVNQPDVRPQPPSPREGPLPAARPAGATLERPKTLSPGKNGVVKDVFAFGGAVENPEYLTPQGGAAPQPHPPPAFSPAFDNLYYWDQDPPERGAPPSTFKGTPTAENPEYLGLDVPV
- the ERBB2 gene encoding receptor tyrosine-protein kinase erbB-2 isoform y precursor (isoform y precursor is encoded by transcript variant 28), whose amino-acid sequence is MELAALCRWGLLLALLPPGAASTQVCTGTDMKLRLPASPETHLDMLRHLYQGCQVVQGNLELTYLPTNASLSFLQDIQEVQGYVLIAHNQVRQVPLQRLRIVRGTQLFEDNYALAVLDNGDPLNNTTPVTGASPGGLRELQLRSLTEILKGGVLIQRNPQLCYQDTILWKDIFHKNNQLALTLIDTNRSRACHPCSPMCKGSRCWGESSEDCQSLTRTVCAGGCARCKGPLPTDCCHEQCAAGCTGPKHSDCLACLHFNHSGICELHCPALVTYNTDTFESMPNPEGRYTFGASCVTACPYNYLSTDVGSCTLVCPLHNQEVTAEDGTQRCEKCSKPCARVCYGLGMEHLREVRAVTSANIQEFAGCKKIFGSLAFLPESFDGDPASNTAPLQPEQLQVFETLEEITGYLYISAWPDSLPDLSVFQNLQVIRGRILHNGAYSLTLQGLGISWLGLRSLRELGSGLALIHHNTHLCFVHTVPWDQLFRNPHQALLHTANRPEDECVGEGLACHQLCARGHCWGPGPTQCVNCSQFLRGQECVEECRVLQGLPREYVNARHCLPCHPECQPQNGSVTCFGPEADQCVACAHYKDPPFCVARCPSGVKPDLSYMPIWKFPDEEGACQPCPINCTHSCVDLDDKGCPAEQRASPLTSIISAVVGILLVVVLGVVFGILIKRRQQKIRKYTMRRLLQETELVEPLTPSGAMPNQAQMRILKETELRKGIWIPDGENVKIPVAIKVLRENTSPKANKEILDEAYVMAGVGSPYVSRLLGICLTSTVQLVTQLMPYGCLLDHVRENRGRLGSQDLLNWCMQIAKGMSYLEDVRLVHRDLAARNVLVKSPNHVKITDFGLARLLDIDETEYHADGGKVPIKWMALESILRRRFTHQSDVWSYGVTVWELMTFGAKPYDGIPAREIPDLLEKGERLPQPPICTIDVYMIMVKCWMIDSECRPRFRELVSEFSRMARDPQRFVVIQNEDLGPASPLDSTFYRSLLEDDDMGDLVDAEEYLVPQQGFFCPDPAPGAGGMVHHRHRSSSTRNM
- the ERBB2 gene encoding receptor tyrosine-protein kinase erbB-2 isoform z precursor (isoform z precursor is encoded by transcript variant 29), which produces MELAALCRWGLLLALLPPGAASTQDNYLSTDVGSCTLVCPLHNQEVTAEDGTQRCEKCSKPCARVCYGLGMEHLREVRAVTSANIQEFAGCKKIFGSLAFLPESFDGDPASNTAPLQPEQLQVFETLEEITGYLYISAWPDSLPDLSVFQNLQVIRGRILHNGAYSLTLQGLGISWLGLRSLRELGSGLALIHHNTHLCFVHTVPWDQLFRNPHQALLHTANRPEDECVGEGLACHQLCARGHCWGPGPTQCVNCSQFLRGQECVEECRVLQGLPREYVNARHCLPCHPECQPQNGSVTCFGPEADQCVACAHYKDPPFCVARCPSGVKPDLSYMPIWKFPDEEGACQPCPINCTHSCVDLDDKGCPAEQRASPLTSIISAVVGILLVVVLGVVFGILIKRRQQKIRKYTMRRLLQETELVEPLTPSGAMPNQAQMRILKETELRKVKVLGSGAFGTVYKGIWIPDGENVKIPVAIKVLRENTSPKANKEILDEAYVMAGVGSPYVSRLLGICLTSTVQLVTQLMPYGCLLDHVRENRGRLGSQDLLNWCMQIAKGMSYLEDVRLVHRDLAARNVLVKSPNHVKITDFGLARLLDIDETEYHADGGKVPIKWMALESILRRRFTHQSDVWSYGVTVWELMTFGAKPYDGIPAREIPDLLEKGERLPQPPICTIDVYMIMVKCWMIDSECRPRFRELVSEFSRMARDPQRFVVIQNEDLGPASPLDSTFYRSLLEDDDMGDLVDAEEYLVPQQGFFCPDPAPGAGGMVHHRHRSSSTRSGGGDLTLGLEPSEEEAPRSPLAPSEGAGSDVFDGDLGMGAAKGLQSLPTHDPSPLQRYSEDPTVPLPSETDGYVAPLTCSPQPEYVNQPDVRPQPPSPREGPLPAARPAGATLERPKTLSPGKNGVVKDVFAFGGAVENPEYLTPQGGAAPQPHPPPAFSPAFDNLYYWDQDPPERGAPPSTFKGTPTAENPEYLGLDVPV